From the genome of Hymenobacter cellulosilyticus, one region includes:
- a CDS encoding helix-turn-helix domain-containing protein yields the protein MTSDSVAQNLLLHRLRLGLTQEQLAERAGVTARTIQRIEATGAAHLTTLTLLATALAIPVQALQTPAPTPKSPAPTPVSADRHALVLLQLLPLLGAVVPFANVLAPLFYWLHRRSDDPVFAAQARLVVNFQLSVTVGIGAAVGLLLSYFPAGLGLLMLCSAGALALSLVNARRAWRGVRVRYPLALPALSSGPKVGSPA from the coding sequence ATGACTTCTGATTCCGTCGCTCAAAACCTACTGCTGCATCGTCTCCGCCTGGGGCTTACGCAAGAGCAGCTAGCGGAGCGGGCCGGCGTGACGGCCCGCACGATTCAGCGTATCGAAGCCACCGGGGCGGCCCACCTGACTACGCTTACCCTGTTGGCTACGGCCCTGGCCATCCCCGTGCAGGCTCTGCAGACACCCGCCCCGACCCCAAAAAGCCCTGCGCCAACGCCGGTTTCGGCCGACCGCCACGCCCTGGTGCTGCTGCAGCTGCTACCGCTGCTGGGAGCCGTGGTTCCTTTTGCCAACGTGCTGGCTCCTCTGTTCTACTGGCTCCACCGCCGCAGTGATGACCCGGTTTTTGCAGCGCAGGCCCGGTTGGTAGTTAACTTTCAGCTATCCGTTACTGTGGGCATCGGCGCAGCAGTGGGGCTGCTGCTAAGCTATTTCCCGGCCGGCCTAGGACTGCTGATGCTCTGCTCCGCAGGCGCGCTGGCCCTGAGTCTGGTAAATGCGCGGCGGGCCTGGCGGGGCGTGCGGGTGCGCTACCCCTTGGCCCTGCCAGCACTCAGTTCCGGGCCGAAAGTGGGGTCCCCAGCCTAG
- a CDS encoding AraC family transcriptional regulator, with the protein MPKTSILTQNLPHHTLSPLARAGVLVRNFQQPTAADDHDSAAPHRDAHYLLVLLTQGELHLRLDFEPVVLRGPVLALIGPGQVHQLLRTDSPQGWALSFEPSLLEAAFQLLLEQGLRQPCPLDAYSPFYARATALLTLLADCQEGLADAYSGRTQQALLLALLSLVAGQLAPDPVATPLREGRGPQLERAFQQLLRQHYAQWKQPAQYAAALHITVAHLNDTVKSQTGLSVSAHVQQRAMLEAKRLLGFTQQSVKEIGYALGYEEPVYFGKLFRKVTGMTPQQFRLQFRG; encoded by the coding sequence GTGCCAAAAACCAGCATCCTTACCCAGAACCTGCCCCACCACACCCTTTCGCCCTTGGCCAGGGCCGGGGTACTGGTCCGCAACTTTCAGCAGCCCACTGCTGCCGACGACCACGACAGCGCCGCCCCACACCGCGATGCGCATTACCTGCTGGTGCTGCTCACCCAGGGCGAGCTGCACCTACGGCTGGACTTTGAGCCGGTTGTCCTCCGAGGACCGGTTCTGGCGCTTATTGGCCCCGGCCAAGTGCACCAGCTTCTGCGCACCGATTCTCCCCAGGGGTGGGCCCTCAGTTTTGAGCCGAGTTTGCTGGAAGCCGCTTTTCAGCTCCTCTTAGAACAAGGCTTACGCCAGCCCTGCCCCTTAGACGCCTACTCACCTTTTTACGCCCGGGCCACGGCCCTGCTCACGCTACTGGCCGACTGCCAGGAAGGCTTGGCCGACGCCTACAGTGGCCGCACCCAGCAAGCCCTGCTCCTGGCTCTGCTCAGCCTGGTGGCCGGACAACTCGCGCCCGACCCGGTTGCAACTCCGCTTCGGGAAGGGCGCGGACCCCAGCTGGAACGGGCCTTTCAGCAACTGCTGCGCCAGCATTACGCCCAGTGGAAACAACCCGCCCAGTATGCCGCCGCCCTGCACATTACCGTCGCGCACCTCAATGATACGGTCAAGAGTCAAACAGGCCTCTCCGTGTCGGCGCATGTCCAGCAGCGGGCAATGCTCGAAGCCAAGCGGCTGCTGGGCTTCACGCAGCAAAGCGTTAAGGAAATCGGCTACGCGCTGGGCTACGAGGAACCGGTGTATTTTGGCAAGCTCTTCCGGAAAGTGACGGGTATGACGCCGCAGCAGTTTCGACTGCAATTCCGCGGTTAG
- a CDS encoding serine hydrolase domain-containing protein, with translation MKIWLSMLLCWVMMGTAQAQTSSPVRQLLGPARSSAQLTARLARVVDSAHVAGLSVLVLNRGRIVYEQFFGTKDRRTGEAFGPETVSYAASLTKPVTAYLCLRLVDQGVVALDTPVYRYLKRPITAYEKWQDLAQDPAFARVTIRMLLSHSAGLPILRGFYGPKLETIAEPGTRFFYSNEGYNLLGTVLEERTGLDLQTLAEQELFGPLDMSHTSFVWQPRFAADRAVAHDQAGKVLGFEQRLRARGAGSMVTTPRDYAAFLRQVLARKGLSRQLYRLVFTSQIKVTSPRGWGPGRDSTARQPDPLAKAWGLGWGLFTSRYGPAFWHGGHAEGWQNLCVAYPKKRLAVVLLSNSDNFQAVGAQLLRSCLGDADAPLEWAGYSPAPRPAGSSSTNSRK, from the coding sequence ATGAAAATCTGGTTATCCATGCTGCTTTGCTGGGTCATGATGGGTACCGCTCAGGCCCAAACCTCCTCCCCAGTGCGGCAATTGCTCGGCCCGGCCCGGTCTTCCGCCCAGCTCACTGCCCGCTTGGCCCGGGTGGTCGACTCGGCCCACGTGGCGGGCCTTTCCGTGCTGGTGCTAAACCGGGGCCGGATTGTCTACGAACAGTTTTTCGGCACGAAAGATCGTCGCACGGGAGAAGCCTTCGGGCCCGAAACGGTTTCGTACGCGGCATCTTTAACCAAGCCTGTAACTGCTTATCTGTGCCTGCGCCTGGTGGACCAGGGCGTTGTGGCCCTCGACACGCCGGTGTACCGCTACCTGAAACGACCGATTACAGCCTACGAAAAGTGGCAGGATCTAGCGCAAGATCCGGCCTTCGCGCGCGTGACCATCCGGATGCTGCTGAGCCACAGCGCGGGGCTACCGATTCTGCGCGGATTTTACGGCCCAAAGCTGGAAACTATTGCGGAACCGGGCACCCGTTTTTTTTACTCCAACGAAGGCTACAACCTGCTCGGTACAGTGCTGGAAGAACGCACGGGGCTTGATTTACAGACCCTGGCCGAACAGGAGCTATTCGGGCCCTTGGACATGTCTCACACCAGCTTTGTATGGCAGCCGCGCTTTGCTGCCGATCGGGCCGTGGCCCACGATCAGGCGGGGAAAGTGCTCGGGTTTGAGCAGCGTCTGAGGGCCCGCGGAGCCGGCTCGATGGTTACCACCCCGCGCGACTACGCCGCTTTTCTCCGTCAGGTGCTGGCGCGCAAGGGCTTGTCGCGGCAGCTGTACCGCCTGGTATTTACTTCGCAGATCAAGGTCACCAGTCCGCGCGGGTGGGGGCCGGGCCGGGACAGCACGGCCCGGCAGCCCGATCCGCTTGCCAAAGCCTGGGGCCTGGGCTGGGGCCTGTTTACCTCCCGCTATGGACCTGCTTTTTGGCACGGAGGACACGCCGAGGGCTGGCAGAATTTGTGCGTTGCCTACCCGAAAAAAAGACTGGCCGTGGTTCTGCTTAGCAACAGCGACAATTTCCAGGCGGTAGGCGCCCAACTGCTGCGCAGCTGCCTGGGTGATGCCGACGCCCCGCTGGAGTGGGCGGGGTATAGCCCGGCCCCGCGGCCGGCTGGCAGTTCCTCTACCAACTCACGCAAGTAA
- a CDS encoding inositol monophosphatase family protein — MSTPLNTSAILAAVRHAGALFLPDFRHSAIPQDMATFSQQLANIERRCLTALQAHLANDFPTTPWLSADFPELAAGEQPAYPEYWLCDAMDGAIQYLQHLPGWTINLVLVRAGQPYFAAIYDPLSQELFWAQAGGGAYLNDTPLRPSAKQDSALTLAVFEHSHGLGADPALLARVSHGVTDLLRTFGVVRNYGPHGLQLAYVGAGRLDVFYQEGRDVENWLPGLLIAREAGAEVTTADGQPWHWEADSLLVAAPGLGAAFRQSRTAPTV; from the coding sequence ATGTCAACGCCCCTTAATACCTCCGCCATTCTGGCCGCCGTGCGCCACGCCGGCGCATTATTCTTGCCCGACTTTCGCCACTCGGCTATTCCCCAGGATATGGCCACTTTCAGCCAGCAGTTGGCCAACATTGAACGCCGCTGCCTGACCGCCCTGCAAGCCCACCTGGCCAATGACTTTCCCACCACACCCTGGCTATCGGCCGACTTTCCGGAGCTGGCGGCCGGTGAGCAGCCAGCCTACCCGGAATATTGGCTGTGCGACGCTATGGACGGGGCAATTCAGTACCTGCAGCACCTGCCCGGCTGGACCATCAACCTGGTGCTCGTGCGCGCCGGGCAGCCGTACTTTGCCGCCATCTACGACCCGCTGAGTCAGGAGCTGTTCTGGGCCCAGGCGGGCGGTGGGGCTTACCTCAACGACACACCTTTGCGTCCCAGCGCGAAGCAGGATTCGGCCCTTACCCTGGCCGTGTTCGAGCACTCGCATGGCTTGGGAGCAGACCCGGCCCTGCTGGCCCGGGTAAGCCACGGGGTAACCGACTTGCTGCGTACGTTCGGCGTGGTGCGCAACTACGGACCGCATGGCCTGCAGCTGGCCTACGTGGGTGCCGGCCGGCTCGATGTGTTCTACCAGGAGGGCCGCGACGTGGAAAACTGGCTGCCGGGCCTGCTGATTGCCCGCGAAGCAGGCGCCGAAGTAACTACCGCCGACGGCCAGCCCTGGCACTGGGAGGCGGATAGCCTACTGGTTGCGGCCCCGGGCCTGGGAGCCGCGTTTCGGCAGTCGCGGACTGCTCCCACCGTATAA
- a CDS encoding 2'-5' RNA ligase family protein: MNLPAYYAAMRQAAFQQLRQGLPELDPLLHSAADTRRGITLLARPPAAIAAAIEQVLADIRQTEPEQYYYPAADLHLTVLSIISCYRGFTLQAIDPALYQQAVQAIVQPVRPFTVRFAGLTASPGAILVQGFPVGEGLSELRSRVREFFRHSSLQQSIDQRYSIQTAHATVARFTSPLHNPARLIQKIEQYEHHVFGDFEVGAVELVFNDWYQRAGTTVLLGKYPLG; encoded by the coding sequence ATGAATCTGCCTGCCTACTACGCAGCCATGCGCCAGGCTGCCTTTCAGCAACTGCGCCAGGGCCTACCCGAGCTGGACCCGCTGCTGCATTCGGCGGCCGATACCCGCCGCGGTATTACGTTGCTGGCCCGGCCGCCGGCCGCCATTGCGGCGGCCATTGAGCAGGTGTTGGCCGACATCCGCCAGACCGAGCCCGAGCAGTATTACTACCCCGCCGCCGACCTGCACCTGACGGTTCTCTCCATTATTTCCTGTTACCGCGGCTTTACCCTGCAGGCCATAGATCCGGCCCTCTACCAGCAGGCCGTACAAGCAATAGTGCAACCGGTGCGGCCATTTACCGTCCGCTTCGCGGGCCTGACGGCCTCGCCCGGCGCCATCCTTGTGCAGGGCTTTCCGGTGGGAGAGGGGCTGAGTGAGCTGCGCAGCCGGGTGCGGGAGTTCTTCCGGCATTCCAGCCTGCAGCAGTCCATCGACCAGCGCTACAGCATCCAGACGGCCCACGCCACTGTGGCGCGGTTTACTTCCCCGCTGCACAACCCGGCCCGGCTGATCCAGAAAATCGAGCAGTACGAGCACCACGTCTTCGGCGACTTCGAGGTGGGGGCCGTGGAGCTGGTTTTCAACGACTGGTACCAGCGCGCCGGCACCACCGTGCTGCTGGGAAAGTATCCGTTGGGTTAA